The Cellulomonas sp. S1-8 genomic sequence CGGCGCCGAGCGGCGGGAAGGTCCGCAAGACCCGCTGGTACCACCAGGTCTGGCAGGCCTACCAGGTGACCCGGCAGTCCGACCCGGCGGTCACCTGGATCATCCTCGGCGTGTTCGTCGGCATCGTCGCCCTGGGCGTCGTCGTCGGCCTGCTCCTCGACCAGCTGGTGTACGTGCTGGTGCTGAGCGTGCCGTTCGCCGTGCTCGGCGGCATGTTCGTGCTCGCACGCCGGGCGGAGACCGCCGCGTACACCCGCATCGAGGGGCAGCCGGGGGCGTCGCTCGCGGCGCTGGGCACCCTGCGGCGTGGCTGGACCTTCACGCAGGAGCCGGTCGCCGCCGACCCCCGGACCCAGGACCTCGTGTTCCGGGGCGTGGGTCGCCCCGGTGTCGTGCTGGTCGGCGAGGGTCCCCCGCACCGCATCGGCAAGCTGCTCGAGGCCGAGCGCAAGCGCACGGCCCGCGTCGTGTCCGGTGCCCCCATCCACCTCATCCAGGTCGGCGACGGCGAGGGCCAGGTCGAGCTGCGCCGGCTCCCCCGCGCGGTGACCAAGCTCAAGCCGCAGCTCACCAAGGACGAGGTGGCCGTCGTGCTGCGCCGCGTCACGTCGCTCGGCGTGGCCAAGCTGCCCGTCCCCAAGGGCGTCGACCCGATGCGCGCGCGTCCCGACCGCAAGGGGATGCGCGGGCGCTGACGCCCGCACGGGCCGGGTCCGGCCGTCAGCGGCGGACGAGCACCGTCCCGGCCGCGCGGTCGTGCATCCCGCGCCCGTCGCCGTCCCACACCACGGCGGGCAGGACCAGGCACAGCAGGAACGTGCGCAGCAGGGCCGCGACGGGACCCGGGGCGCCAGGTGCGAGCGTCGGCGCCGCGACGCGCGGGACGCCCGCGGCGCGGACGACGCGTCGCACCTGGAGCCCGAGCAGCCGGTGGCCCAGCGTGTGGCCGAGGGTGGCGACGAGCACGACGTTCTCGACCGCGAAGACGGCCAGGGTGCCCAGGGGGTCGCCGCGCAGCAGGAACGGCCCGTCGGCGCGCTCGGGCAGCAGCACGGCCGCGATCGCGAGGCACGCCACCCAGTCGACGGTCAGCGCCAGGACCCGGCGACCCAGCCGTGCCATCGACCCGCGTCCCGCGTCGGGCAGACCGAGACGCGCGCCGTGGCCGGTCCCGTCGCCGTCTCGGCCGCCGGGACCGCCCTCGAGCCACGATCCCACCGAGTCGCGCGACGCCATGCCCTCAGCCTACGGCGGCCGTCGTCGTCACCCGGCGCGCCGGTTCGTTCGCGCGATCGTTACATCCCACCCGGCTCCGTAACGTCCCGGAAACATCGGGGCCACGGCAGGGAAACCCTGCCCTCCTAGCCTCAGCCGTGCCCGGGACGACCGGGCGTCATCGACCGAGGAGCAGCGGATGTTCACGAAGCCGGAGGAAGTCCTGGCGTACATCAGGAGCGAGGACGTCAAGTTCGTCGACGTGCGGTTCTGTGACCTG encodes the following:
- a CDS encoding DUF4191 domain-containing protein; its protein translation is MARERSTSPQGSAPGTAPSGGKVRKTRWYHQVWQAYQVTRQSDPAVTWIILGVFVGIVALGVVVGLLLDQLVYVLVLSVPFAVLGGMFVLARRAETAAYTRIEGQPGASLAALGTLRRGWTFTQEPVAADPRTQDLVFRGVGRPGVVLVGEGPPHRIGKLLEAERKRTARVVSGAPIHLIQVGDGEGQVELRRLPRAVTKLKPQLTKDEVAVVLRRVTSLGVAKLPVPKGVDPMRARPDRKGMRGR
- a CDS encoding RDD family protein; this encodes MASRDSVGSWLEGGPGGRDGDGTGHGARLGLPDAGRGSMARLGRRVLALTVDWVACLAIAAVLLPERADGPFLLRGDPLGTLAVFAVENVVLVATLGHTLGHRLLGLQVRRVVRAAGVPRVAAPTLAPGAPGPVAALLRTFLLCLVLPAVVWDGDGRGMHDRAAGTVLVRR